Proteins encoded in a region of the Candidatus Deferrimicrobium sp. genome:
- a CDS encoding cytochrome c3 family protein, whose amino-acid sequence MRKVAFWTALVVAVVFASGTVFAAPPNKPIVLKAAKAKGPVTFDHAKHAMDCATCHHKDKAGAEQKCEKCHGAKTEGKKLSAKEAFHTQCKGCHQKEKKGPVKCDACHKK is encoded by the coding sequence ATGAGGAAAGTGGCATTCTGGACAGCGTTGGTCGTAGCGGTGGTTTTCGCCTCCGGCACGGTGTTCGCCGCCCCGCCGAACAAGCCCATCGTTCTGAAGGCTGCGAAGGCCAAGGGGCCGGTCACCTTCGATCACGCGAAACACGCCATGGATTGCGCCACCTGCCATCACAAGGACAAGGCCGGGGCCGAGCAGAAGTGCGAAAAGTGCCACGGCGCCAAGACCGAGGGGAAGAAGCTCTCCGCGAAGGAGGCGTTCCACACCCAGTGCAAGGGGTGCCATCAGAAGGAGAAGAAGGGCCCCGTGAAGTGCGACGCCTGCCACAAGAAATAG
- a CDS encoding NAD(P)/FAD-dependent oxidoreductase — protein MRYLILGSGPAGIAAAKAARKLDKDAEVILATEEHAAPYLRPLLPDLVSGERELSGVADPQGKDLAESGVKLLGGKRARRVDAAKNRVTFSDGSEETYNFLCVATGGRPILPLALMGAPGSFLFLNSLGDAQRVRERAMRSDTTVVYGPGYLGIEAARAVRRLGNEVIWINPGLPRFGNPISGEIEARITDQLRARGVKIHEGTEIADAVDVDGRNFEVVTAGGGTILCHLIVVATERLPNVVFLEGSGVKVGAGILVDEYLRTNVSNIFAAGDCAEVYDINRRESRINFGWRSAIKQGQLAGENMAGGGKVYIKNSEDYFGLLYGAPLLERAGA, from the coding sequence ATGAGATACCTGATCCTCGGAAGCGGCCCGGCCGGAATCGCCGCCGCCAAGGCGGCCCGCAAGCTCGACAAGGACGCGGAGGTGATCCTCGCCACCGAGGAGCACGCCGCGCCGTATCTTCGCCCCCTGCTCCCCGACCTCGTCTCCGGCGAGCGGGAGCTGTCGGGCGTCGCCGACCCGCAGGGAAAGGACCTCGCGGAATCCGGAGTGAAGCTCCTCGGCGGAAAGCGCGCGCGCCGCGTCGACGCGGCGAAGAACCGGGTGACCTTTTCCGACGGCTCCGAGGAAACGTACAATTTCCTGTGCGTCGCCACCGGCGGCCGTCCGATCCTCCCCCTCGCGCTGATGGGGGCGCCGGGCTCGTTCCTCTTCCTCAACTCCCTCGGGGACGCGCAGCGAGTCCGGGAGCGGGCGATGCGGTCCGACACGACCGTCGTCTACGGCCCCGGCTACCTCGGCATCGAGGCGGCGCGGGCGGTGCGCAGGCTGGGAAACGAGGTGATCTGGATCAACCCCGGGCTCCCCCGGTTCGGGAACCCCATCTCCGGGGAAATCGAGGCGCGGATCACCGACCAGCTCCGGGCCCGGGGCGTCAAGATCCACGAAGGAACGGAGATCGCCGACGCGGTCGACGTCGACGGGAGGAACTTCGAGGTGGTGACGGCGGGAGGCGGGACGATCCTGTGCCACCTGATCGTCGTGGCGACCGAGAGGCTCCCCAACGTCGTCTTCCTCGAGGGGAGCGGCGTGAAGGTGGGGGCGGGCATCCTGGTCGACGAGTACCTTCGCACGAACGTCAGCAACATCTTCGCGGCGGGAGACTGCGCCGAGGTATACGACATCAACCGGAGGGAGAGCCGGATCAACTTCGGGTGGCGCAGCGCGATCAAGCAGGGGCAGCTCGCCGGCGAGAACATGGCCGGCGGCGGGAAGGTCTACATCAAGAACTCCGAGGATTACTTCGGGCTGCTGTACGGGGC
- the pstA gene encoding phosphate ABC transporter permease PstA, whose translation MTGTIAFRRKATDRVMRWVFTLCAFLVVLPLFLIFFDLVIKGAKELRWTLLVDLPHPVGEPGGGIANGILGTIVITLLTMTWSVPVAVLSGIYLAEYGRGKLSSAVRFAVDTLTGVPSIIMGIFAYILVVLPMKRFSAWAGAAALSMIFIPVVVRTTEDMLRTVPTTVREGALALGIARWKATLRITVRTAWPGILTGILLAMSRIIGETAPLIFTALGNQFWQTKFDQPMAAVPLQVFTYAISPYEDWHDKAWAGALVLITMVLLINIAARVLTREKR comes from the coding sequence GTGACCGGGACGATCGCCTTCCGCCGGAAGGCCACCGACCGCGTCATGAGGTGGGTGTTCACCCTCTGCGCGTTCCTCGTCGTCCTGCCGTTGTTCCTGATCTTTTTCGACCTGGTGATCAAGGGAGCGAAGGAGCTCCGATGGACCCTGCTCGTCGACCTTCCCCACCCGGTGGGGGAACCGGGGGGAGGCATCGCGAACGGGATCCTGGGCACCATCGTCATCACCCTTCTCACGATGACGTGGTCGGTGCCGGTGGCGGTGCTGTCCGGCATCTACCTCGCGGAGTACGGCAGGGGAAAGCTCTCCTCCGCCGTGCGGTTCGCCGTCGACACGCTGACCGGCGTCCCCTCCATCATCATGGGGATCTTCGCGTACATTCTCGTTGTCCTGCCGATGAAACGGTTCTCCGCCTGGGCCGGAGCGGCGGCGCTCTCCATGATCTTCATCCCCGTCGTCGTCCGGACGACGGAGGACATGCTCCGGACCGTGCCGACGACGGTTCGGGAAGGCGCCCTGGCGCTGGGGATCGCGCGGTGGAAGGCCACGCTGCGCATCACGGTGCGGACGGCATGGCCGGGCATTCTGACGGGGATCCTCCTCGCCATGTCGCGCATCATAGGGGAGACCGCCCCCCTGATCTTCACCGCGCTCGGGAACCAGTTCTGGCAGACGAAGTTCGACCAGCCGATGGCGGCGGTGCCGCTCCAGGTTTTCACGTACGCGATCTCGCCCTACGAGGACTGGCATGACAAGGCATGGGCGGGGGCCCTCGTACTGATCACGATGGTTCTTCTGATCAACATCGCCGCCCGGGTCCTCACCCGGGAGAAACGGTAG
- the phoU gene encoding phosphate signaling complex protein PhoU, producing MKKHYSEQLAGLREQVLRMGGLVEQMTRRVVQALVQRDIGILAEVRAMEAQVNQLHIEIDEACIELIALRQPAAVDLRFIAAAMKINTDMERIGDQAINITERAESLLAVPTLKPLIDIPRMADIAQEMLKASLDAFVNGNDELAYRTILRDDTVDQLKDQVFRELLTFMMADPTTIPRAMDLILVSRHLERIADHATNICEDVIFMVKGKDVRHQGPLA from the coding sequence ATGAAAAAGCACTATTCCGAACAGTTGGCGGGGCTCCGCGAACAGGTCCTCCGCATGGGAGGGCTGGTGGAACAGATGACCCGGCGGGTCGTCCAGGCGCTCGTCCAGCGCGATATCGGCATCCTCGCCGAGGTCCGGGCGATGGAGGCCCAGGTCAACCAGCTCCACATCGAAATCGACGAGGCGTGCATCGAGCTCATCGCACTGCGACAGCCGGCGGCCGTCGACCTCCGCTTCATCGCCGCCGCGATGAAGATCAACACGGACATGGAGCGGATCGGGGACCAGGCGATCAACATCACGGAGCGGGCGGAGTCGCTTCTCGCCGTCCCGACGCTCAAGCCGCTGATCGACATCCCCCGGATGGCCGACATCGCGCAGGAGATGCTCAAGGCCTCGCTGGACGCCTTCGTGAACGGCAACGACGAACTGGCGTACCGCACGATCCTTCGGGACGACACCGTGGACCAGCTCAAGGACCAGGTGTTTCGCGAGCTCCTGACGTTCATGATGGCGGACCCGACCACCATCCCGCGGGCGATGGATCTGATCCTCGTTTCGCGCCACCTGGAGCGGATCGCGGACCACGCCACCAACATCTGCGAGGACGTGATCTTCATGGTGAAGGGGAAGGACGTCCGGCACCAGGGGCCGCTCGCCTAA
- the pstC gene encoding phosphate ABC transporter permease subunit PstC gives MAPRFGRNPADLAFEKASAFFASVVLFLAVLLFAVLLRESFPALRKFGASFLVTGTWDPVLERFGALPFLYGTVVSSFIALLIAVPLSVGAAIFINEFAPPWLKAPVSLLAELLAAIPSVIYGLWGIFILVPILRYGLMKPLAKYLGWIPLFKGPVYGPSMLAAGVLLAIMIIPFILSVSREVLATVPQRQKEAVLSLGGTRWEMIRIVIGQHCLPGIFGATILGLGRALGETMAVTMVIGNRPEIFASLFQQGYSMAAVIANEFAEAGGLQLSSLILIGLLLMLVTFVVNLAAKGILSKMVARASRGI, from the coding sequence ATGGCGCCCCGATTTGGAAGAAATCCGGCGGACCTCGCGTTCGAAAAGGCGTCCGCCTTCTTCGCCTCCGTGGTCCTCTTCCTCGCGGTGCTCCTGTTCGCGGTGCTGCTGCGGGAGTCGTTCCCCGCCCTGCGGAAGTTCGGGGCCTCCTTCCTCGTCACCGGGACGTGGGACCCGGTCCTCGAGCGGTTCGGTGCGCTTCCCTTCCTCTACGGAACCGTGGTCTCCTCCTTCATCGCCTTGCTGATCGCCGTCCCGCTCAGCGTGGGGGCGGCGATCTTCATCAACGAGTTCGCGCCTCCATGGCTGAAAGCCCCCGTCTCCCTGCTGGCGGAACTCCTCGCCGCCATCCCCAGCGTCATCTACGGCCTTTGGGGGATCTTCATCCTGGTCCCGATCCTCCGGTACGGGCTCATGAAGCCGTTGGCGAAATACCTCGGCTGGATCCCCCTCTTCAAGGGACCGGTGTACGGCCCGAGCATGCTGGCTGCGGGGGTGCTCCTCGCGATCATGATCATCCCGTTCATCCTGTCGGTCAGCCGGGAGGTGCTGGCCACCGTCCCGCAGCGGCAAAAAGAGGCGGTCCTCTCGCTTGGCGGCACCCGATGGGAGATGATCCGGATCGTGATCGGGCAACACTGCCTCCCGGGGATCTTCGGCGCAACGATCCTCGGCCTCGGGCGGGCCCTGGGGGAGACGATGGCGGTCACGATGGTCATCGGGAACCGGCCCGAGATCTTCGCCTCCCTCTTCCAGCAGGGATACTCGATGGCGGCGGTGATCGCCAACGAGTTCGCCGAGGCCGGAGGTCTCCAGCTTTCGTCGCTCATCCTGATCGGCCTCCTCCTGATGCTGGTGACGTTCGTCGTGAACCTCGCGGCCAAGGGAATCCTTTCGAAGATGGTCGCGCGCGCCTCGAGGGGGATCTGA
- the pstB gene encoding phosphate ABC transporter ATP-binding protein PstB, translating into MENVFEIHDLSTWFGENQVLKKIRMDIGKNSVTSVMGPSGCGKSTFIRCLNRMHDMTPGFRMSGRILLDGVDIHSERIDPVTLRRRVGMVFQQPNPFPRMSVFENVAVGIKLNGKKLSRGELAETVERSLTMAALWNEVKDHLDQSGVSLSGGQQQRLCIARALAVQPEVLLMDEPCSALDPMSTAKIEDLIEDLSGKYTIVVVTHNMQQAARISDQVAFFLMGELIEMDKSGKIFTNPSDKRTEEYITGRFG; encoded by the coding sequence ATGGAAAACGTCTTCGAGATCCACGACCTCAGCACCTGGTTCGGGGAGAACCAGGTGCTGAAGAAGATCCGGATGGACATCGGGAAAAACTCCGTCACCTCGGTGATGGGCCCCTCCGGGTGCGGGAAGAGCACCTTCATCCGGTGCCTCAACCGGATGCACGACATGACCCCGGGATTCCGGATGAGCGGGCGGATCCTGCTGGACGGCGTCGACATCCACTCCGAGCGGATCGACCCGGTCACCCTGCGCCGGAGGGTCGGAATGGTCTTCCAGCAGCCGAACCCGTTCCCGCGCATGTCGGTGTTCGAGAACGTGGCGGTCGGCATCAAGCTGAACGGGAAAAAGTTGTCCCGAGGCGAGCTGGCGGAGACGGTGGAGCGCTCCCTCACCATGGCGGCCCTCTGGAATGAGGTGAAGGATCACCTCGACCAGTCGGGGGTTTCCCTCTCCGGCGGACAGCAGCAGCGGCTGTGCATCGCCCGTGCACTCGCCGTGCAACCGGAAGTGCTCCTGATGGACGAGCCGTGCTCGGCGCTGGACCCGATGTCCACGGCGAAGATCGAGGACCTGATCGAGGACCTGAGCGGGAAATACACGATCGTCGTCGTCACGCACAACATGCAGCAGGCCGCGCGCATCTCCGACCAGGTCGCCTTCTTCCTCATGGGGGAACTGATCGAGATGGACAAGAGCGGAAAGATCTTCACGAACCCGTCGGACAAGCGGACGGAGGAGTACATTACGGGAAGGTTCGGATGA
- the pstS gene encoding phosphate ABC transporter substrate-binding protein PstS: MKKICGVLAAVLALLAAASFASAADPLVINGAGATFPYPLYSKWFYEYSNANPGARFNYQSIGSGGGIKQITAGTVNFGATDAPMTDEEMKKAPGPILHIPTALGAVVPVYNLDSVASGLKLTPDVLAGIYLGKITRWNDPKIAELNRTVTMPNADIVVAHRSDGSGTTDIFTNYLTSVNTEWRAKVGRGKAVKWPVGIGGKGNEGVAGVVKQTPGAIGYVELAYARQNRMKVAALRNRDGNFVMPTIEATSAAAAGVAKSMPADFRVSLVDAPGKESWPISGLTWILMYKDQRDEARGKAMVRFLKWAIRDGQKMEAALDYAPLPKAVTEKVDQALKQVTFKGTSLY, encoded by the coding sequence ATGAAAAAGATCTGCGGAGTCCTGGCGGCAGTTCTGGCATTGCTCGCCGCCGCGTCCTTCGCGTCCGCGGCGGATCCGCTGGTGATCAACGGCGCGGGGGCGACGTTCCCGTACCCGCTCTATTCCAAATGGTTCTACGAATACTCCAACGCCAATCCGGGCGCCCGGTTCAACTACCAGTCGATCGGTTCCGGCGGCGGGATCAAGCAGATCACCGCGGGGACGGTGAACTTCGGCGCGACCGACGCGCCGATGACGGACGAGGAGATGAAGAAAGCGCCCGGTCCCATCCTCCACATCCCGACGGCGCTCGGGGCGGTCGTCCCGGTCTACAACCTCGACAGCGTGGCGAGCGGACTGAAGCTCACGCCGGACGTCCTCGCCGGCATCTACCTCGGCAAGATCACCCGCTGGAACGATCCGAAGATCGCGGAGCTGAACAGGACCGTCACGATGCCGAACGCGGACATCGTCGTCGCCCACCGCTCCGACGGGTCCGGCACCACGGACATCTTCACGAACTACCTGACCAGCGTGAATACCGAGTGGCGCGCCAAGGTCGGCCGCGGCAAAGCGGTCAAGTGGCCGGTGGGGATCGGCGGCAAGGGGAACGAGGGCGTCGCCGGCGTGGTGAAACAGACCCCGGGGGCCATCGGGTATGTCGAGCTCGCGTACGCCAGGCAGAACAGGATGAAGGTCGCGGCTCTCCGGAACCGGGACGGGAACTTCGTCATGCCGACGATCGAGGCGACCTCGGCCGCCGCGGCGGGGGTGGCGAAATCGATGCCCGCCGATTTCCGCGTATCGCTGGTCGACGCCCCCGGGAAGGAGTCGTGGCCCATCTCCGGGCTCACCTGGATCCTGATGTACAAGGACCAGAGGGACGAGGCGAGGGGCAAGGCCATGGTCCGGTTCCTCAAGTGGGCGATCCGGGACGGGCAGAAGATGGAGGCCGCGCTCGACTACGCGCCGCTGCCGAAGGCCGTGACGGAGAAGGTCGACCAGGCGCTGAAGCAGGTCACCTTCAAGGGAACGTCCCTGTACTGA